The genomic interval CTGGCGCTGGCGGAACCCACCCGCGACCGCATCTTCATCCACTGCCAGGACAGCGACCGGTGGAACTGGTGGTTCGTCAAGCACGAGCTGGCCCACCAGGTCCAGTTCGAGCACCTCTACGCGTTCCGGCTGCCGAGCTGGCTCATCGCGCTCAAGGACCCTCTCGTCCCCGCATGGTTCTGGGAAGGCGGCGCCGACTTCCTGGCCGGCATCTTCGACAGCCGCAAGGACGAGTTCATGCGCGACCTCGCCCGCGAGCGCCTCTACGACCTCAAGGAACTCTTCTTCCCGGACATCCTCAACCCCTACGACTTCCTGGCGATCTACTACCAGGGTTCCTACTTCTGGCGCTTCCTCGAGGAGGCGTACGGCCCCGGCACCGCGCGGCGCGTCTTCGAGCGCTACGACCGGGGAATTCCCGTCGCGTCGCTGCGCCCCCTCAAAGCCGCCACGGACCGCGACCGCGAAACTCTCGAACGCGACTTCGAGGAGCATCTCCGGCGCGGCTGGGCGCCGATCGAGGCCGGCCGCGGCGCGCCCTCCGAGCGCCTCACCGACGTGCGCGCCTATTACCGACGCCGCGCCTGGGGCGGCCGATGGAGTCCCGACGGCCGGCGCCTGGCGTGGGTGAGCGACGAGGACGTCTGGCCGGAGCTTTACGTGGACGGCCGCGGGCTTCTGGGCCTGCGACGCGGCATCGACCTGGGGTTCGTCGTCTCGCCGCCGTCGTGGAGCCCCGACGGGCGCCGCCTCGCGGTGGTCGAATGGACCACGAATCGGGACGACCTTCTCCTCGTGGACGTGGAGGGCGGCACGGAAAGCGTCCGGCTCCCCTTCGACGAGATTTACGATCCCGCGTGGTCCCCGGACGGCGGGCGGATCGTCTTCTCCGCGCTTCTCCACGGGACGAGCGACCTCTGGGCCTGGCACCTGGCCGACGGGCGCCTGGAGCGGCTCACCGACGACGCGGCCGCGGACCGCGCCCCCGCCTGGAGCCGGGACGGCCGCCTGGCCTGGATCAAGGAGATCGAAGGCCGCACGATTCTCCATGTGGACGGACGGCCCGTGACCCGCTCCTGGGCGCTCCTCGAATACCCGCAGTGGTCGCCCGACGGGAAATCGATCGTCCTGGCGGCCGACGTGGACGGCGTGTGGGACGCCTTCGAGGTGGATCCCGGGACGGGCCGCGCCCGGCGCCTCACGCGTTTCCGGGGCGGCGTTTCCTACCCGGCGTATCACCCCGACGGGTCGCTCGTCGTCACCTACTACGAAGGCCGCGGCCAGGATCTTTATCGCGTGCGGCCCGAGCCGCAGGAGGAGCCTCGGTTCGACCAGGAGGAGCGCCGTTCCTGGTACGACGCCTTCCGCAAGCCGCCCCCCCAGGGGGAACCGGCCGAAAAATCGCGCGTCTGGGGCGTCCACTGGCTCATGTTCCCGGTCACAAGCGCCTCGCTTCTGACGCCGGGGGTCGAGTTCTCCTTCGGGGACCGCGACGCCGAGAACACCCTGACCCTTTCGGCCGCCGGGGCGTCGAGCCGTCTCTGGACGGCCTCCGCCACCGTCGCCAACACGCGCTGGCGGCCCACGATCGGCGCGCGGGCCGCCGGGGGGCGGCTCGGGGACCTCACCGAGATCCGCGGCGAGCCCTTCGTGGAGCTTCCCCTCTGGCCCACGATCGCCACGGGCGCCGGATGGGTGGCGCGGTACCGCGACCAGGAGGAAGAGGAGATTCCCGACCCGCACGTCTTCGACAGCGGTCCCACCGTGTCGCTTTTCTTCTCCAACCGGACCGGCTACCGCACCTGGGATTCCTCCTGGGGTTTCGCCTTCGGAGCCACGGCTTCGTTCTTCCGGGAGGACTTCGGCGGCGACCGCGACCTCAACGAATACTTCGGCTTCCTCGAAGGGGCCCGCGATCTGGCCCAGGACTGGACGCTCTGGGGACGGGTCGCGTACGAGAAGCTCGTGGGGCCCGCGTTTCTCGAGGCGGAGATTCTCGAGCTGGGGGACGTTCTTCGCGGGGCGGAGGACCTCGAGGGCCTGGAGCGGGGGGTGGTGTCCCTCGAATTCCGGTTTCCCCTCTGGAGGGATCTTCTCTGGAAGCCTCTGGAGCTGATCGGCCTGGGCGAGTGGCTGATCCTGAAGGACCTCCGCGGGTTCGCGTTCGGGCAGGCCGGCTACGCCGGAACGGAGCCCCGGCAGGCGTGGGACGACGACTTCGGGGCGGTATCGGCCGGGCTGGGGCTGCGCCTGGATTTCTCGTTCATGCTCTGGCCGCTCGTGAATCTCCGGGTCCCCACGCGGATCGAGGTCTGGGGCGCGATCGTCGGGCAGGACGAGGACGACCCGCGCGGCGCGGTGGGCGGCGGGTTCGCGGTGGGTTTTTGACGGAAGGCGGGCGATGCGCGCGGGACGGGCGGGACCCGCGAGGATCGCCCCGGCGGCCTGCACGGGGATCCGCGTGGCTTGCGCGGGAAGAAGGCCCCTCCGAACCCGGCCGCCTATTCCCGCGCCGGCTCGGCGTGCGCGTAGCCGGCGAAGACGTCCGCCACCTTTCCCTCGGCCGCGTCGCCGCCGTGGACGTAAACGCGGTACCTCAGGACCACCGACTCGCCCGGCCCCAGCGTCTGCTCGCCCTTGCGGTCCAGTCCCTTGGCCTCCGTCACGTACCACGGATTGGCCGCGAAAAGCCCGTACGCCCGCACGTGCCAAGTGGTCGGGTACCGGAAGCTCGACGGGTGATTGAAGACCGCCACGCCGATCTTCCTTCCGTTCACCTCGGCCGAGTAATCCACCCACGGGGCCGCCGCCGCGCGGATCGCCTTTTCCCCGCGGTTGCCGAGCGCGTCGGTCATGAGGTCCGGCGCGTCCCCCTTGCGGCTCAGCTCCGCGGCCACGCGCACGGCGAAGCTCCCCTCCTTGGCCATCCGGGGGTTCGTCCCGAGCGCGACGGGGGCGGCCCCCGCCCGCAGCGTGATCGTCCAGTCGAGGACCGCATCCTCGCCGGCGTTCAGGATCCGCACGTCCTGGATCTCGACGAGGTCCTCTCCCCAGGCGTTCTCGACGGCCAGTCGCGCGCAGGCCGGGCCGGCCTCGCGCGCGAGGATCCGCCGGTGCGTGATCGGAACCTTGGCCCAGTAGTCCCGGCCGTTCACGTCCCCGAACGCGTGGTAGATGCCCGAGTGATGAGGATGGTCGCGCGCCTCGCCGGGTCGATCCTCGATCGGAAATCCGCGCAGGACGTTCGCCCCGCGCGCCACGAGCGGATAAAAGCAGGGCTTCCGATGCGTCGTTCCCGCGACGGGGTAAAAGCGGGTGATTTCCCGATCCGGCGCGCGCACCGAAACGATCCCTCCCTCCAGGTCCGCCAGCGCCAGACCCGGGAGTTTCGACGCCCCCGGGCGGATCACGAACCTCGGACGGGCGCCCGCCGGAACGAACGGCACGAGCCACCGGACGACCCGGCCTTCCGTCTGGCTGGGAACCGGCCGGCCCTGTTCGTCGGCGACCTCGCAGGGAACGCCCACGCGCTCGGGGACCGGAGTCTCCAGAAGCAGCCAGCGGCGGTCCTTTTCGTGAGGCGCCAGCGTCACCGCGGCGTCGTCGGCCGCCGCGGGAAGCGCCGCCAGGAGCGCGGCCCCGAAGACGAGCGTTTTCATACGTTCTCCGGCACCACGAACGGCTTGCGGTACTCGCGCCGCAGCAGCGCCGTCGCCGCCGCGTCGTTGACGAAAGTCTCCGTGCGCGAATCGAACTCCAGCGCCCGCCCGACGCGCACCGGGGTGCGGGCCGCCTCCAGGCCGTTTTCCACGAGGTGCTCCCGCATGCGCCGGTAGGCTTCGTTGGCCTCCTCGTGCGCCCCGAAGGGGGCGTCCTGCGAGAGCGGACGCAGTTCCCCCAGGCGATACGAGATGTTCCCCAGATGGCACAGCGACGTCGACAGGTGTCCCTCGAGCACCTCGGAATTCAGCCGCGCGCGGTCGCGGGCCTTGACCGCGTCGGCGAAGTTCCGGAAATGGTCCCCCGACCCGCTGAAGCGCTGCACCAGCTCCCCCCTCAGATCGAACGCCGCCATGCCCGAGATGCTCGAGGCCACGTAGCCGTTCTCGCAATGGAAGACGTTCCCCATCGCGACGTCCTTGTACTTTCCGGTCGGAAGCCCCCGGACCTCCTGGAGGATCTGCGCGTCGCCGTAGTCATAGAGGACGATCTGCGTGTTCGGCGTCTGGCCGTCGTCTTCGTAGCCCAGGCGGCCGCCGACGCTGAGGATCCGGCGCGGATGCTCGGACTTTCCGAGCGCCCACCGCGCCATGTCGAGGTAGTAGATGCCGTTGTTGGCGAGTTCCCCGCCGCCGTAGTCCCAGTTCCAGTGCCAGTTGTAGTGAAACCGGTTCGGATTGAACGGCCGTTCGGGGGCGGGGCCGAGCCAGAGATCGTAGTCCACGCCGGGGGGTACGGGCCCGTCGGGCTTCTTGCCGATCGAGCCGCGCCGGTTGTAGCAGAGCCCCCGCGCCAGGAGAATCCGGCCGAACTTCCCCGATTTCAGGAACTCGACGGCGGAACGGGCGCTCTCCAGGGAACGCGGATAGTTGCCCATCTGCACGAGGCGATCGTACTTGCGGGCGGCCTCCACGAGCTTGCGCTGTTCCCACAGATTGTGCCCCAGCGGCTTTTCGACGTAGACGTCCTTGCCCGCCTGCACCGCCCAGAGGGACGCCAGGACGTGCCAGTGGTTGGGCGTCGCGATCGAGACGACGTCCACGGTCTTGTCTTCAAGAAGTTTCCGGATGTCCGCGTAATGCTGCGGCTTGCGGCCGGTCCGCCGCTCGACGGCCCCCATCGCGTCGCCGACCACGTTGGAATCCGGGTCGCAGACGGCCACGACCTCGGCGTCGGGAAGAGCCGACCACTTGGAGACGTGCACCCGACCCTGCCCGCGCACGCCGACGACCGCCACGCGGAGCCGCTCGTTGGGTCCGGCCCGCCGCGGAGCGGGTCCCGCCGCCGCCGCCGGAAGGGCGGGCAGGGCCGCCGCCGCCAGGAGGGACTCTGCCAGGAATTCGCGCCTCGTGGATCCGCGCATCGCGAAGGTCTCCTCGGAAAGAAAGGGGGGACGGCGGCCGGGGAGGGCGGGAGGGGGGACCTCCCCGGCCGCGCGACTAGGGGATCAGACGTTCTCGGGCACCACGAAGGGTTTGCGGTACTCGCGCGTGAGGAGCTTGTTGGCTTCCTCGTCTCCCACGAACCGCTCGGTCTTGGGATCGAGCGTCAGGAGCCGGCCCACGCGAAGCTGGGTGAGATCAGCCTTCACGCCGTTCTGCGCGAGGTGCTCCTTCATGCGGTTGAAGGTCTCGGTGGCCTCGTCGTGATCCGGGAAGGGGTTGGACTTGTACATCGCCTCGAGCTTGCCGAGCCGGTAGGAGATGTTGCCCAGATGGCACAGCGCGCTCGAGAGGTGTCCTTCCTCGATGTCGGCCGTCAGGTCCTCGCGGCGGCCGGAGCGGACGGCGTCCACGAAGTTGCGGAAGTGATCGCCGTCGCCGCCGCCGAAGTGCTCGATCTTTTCTCCCTTCAGATCGAACGCCGTGGCGCTCGTGTAGGTCGGGTTGACGAGGTAGCCGTTTTCGCAGTGGAAGACGACGCCGATCTTCGCCCCGCGGTAGGCTTCGGTCTCCAGCCCGCGCACCTCGAAGAGGATCTGGACGTCGCCGTAGTCGTACAGGCAGAGCTGGGTGTTGGGGGTCTCTCCGTCGTCTTCGTAGCCGAAGCGGCCGCCCACGGAAATGACCTTGTTGGAGAGCGCGTTCTTCCCCACACCCCACCGGGCGATGTCCATCTGATGGATGCCCTGGTTGCCGAGGTCGCCGTTGCCGTAGTCCCAGAACCAGTGCCAGTTATAGTGGAACCGGTTCGGGTTGAAGGGCCGTTCGGGGGCGGGGCCGAGCCAGAGGTCGTAGTTCACGCCGGGGGGCACCGGGCCGTCGGGCTTCTTGCCGATCGAGCCGCGGCGCTTGTAGCAGAGGCCCCGGGCGAGCTTCACCTTGCCGAGCTTCCCCTCCTGCAGGAACTGGATGGCCCGGCGCAGGCCCGCGGAGGAGCGGCATTGAGTGCCCGTCTGGCAGATCTTGTTGTACTTGCGGGCGGCCTCCACGATCTTGCGGCCTTCCCAGACGTTGTGGCTGACGGGCTTCTCCACGTAGACGTGCTTGCCCGCCTGGAGGGACCAGATGGAAAAAAGCGCATGGGTGTGGTTGGTGGTGGCGATCGAGACGGCGTCGATCGTCTTATCCTCGAGCATCTTTCGGATGTCCTGGTAGAAGGCGGGCTTCTTTCCGCTGCCGCGCTCGGCGGTCTTCATCGCCTGATCGATGACGTTCTCGTCGATGTCCACGATCGCGGCGACCTGGACGTCCTTCATCTTGGCGAAACCGCTCACGTGGGCCAGGCCCCGGCCCTTGACGCCCACGACGGCCACGCGCAGGATCTCGTTGGCTCCGACGGGACGGGAGGGTCCCGCCGCCGAGGCGAGCCGGGGCGCGGACGAGGCGGCCGCGGCGGCCGCGGCGGACAAGAGAAACTCTCGACGGGAAAACTCGCGCATAGGATTCCTCCAGATCGGGCGATCCCGCTCCCCCGGAACCCGATTCCTACTATTAGATACGCCCTGCGATCGGGCCCGTGTACCGATCCTGCGATTATAGCGCGGGGGCGCCGGCCGTTGCACGAGGTTGCGCCGGCCGTTTAGAATCCGGGCGATGGCCGCGCCGCGCGTCCGCGTTCTCGAGTGGGAGCTCTTCCTCCGGCCCGTGCGGACGCGCCTGCCCTTCCGCTACGGAAGCGCGGTCGTCACCGGAGCGCCGGTGGCGCATCTGCGGCTGCGGGTCGAGGTGGACGGAGGCGCGGTCGGCGGCGTCAGCGGCGCGATCCTTCCGCCGCTCTGGTTCGACAAGTCCCCCGGCCGGACGCACGAGCGGGACATTCAGGACCTTCTGCGCTCGGCGAGGACCGCCGCGGAGGTTTATCGGGAGGCCGGCGCGGCGGACCCTTGGACGCTTCATCGGACCGCGGCGCCCCGCGTCCGGGAGGAGCTTTCCGATCTCAACGATCTGACGGCCGGATTCGGAGCGGCGCTTGTGGATCTGGCGGTCGCCGACGCCGTCTGCCGCGCGACGGGCCGGACGTT from Planctomycetota bacterium carries:
- a CDS encoding Gfo/Idh/MocA family oxidoreductase translates to MRGSTRREFLAESLLAAAALPALPAAAAGPAPRRAGPNERLRVAVVGVRGQGRVHVSKWSALPDAEVVAVCDPDSNVVGDAMGAVERRTGRKPQHYADIRKLLEDKTVDVVSIATPNHWHVLASLWAVQAGKDVYVEKPLGHNLWEQRKLVEAARKYDRLVQMGNYPRSLESARSAVEFLKSGKFGRILLARGLCYNRRGSIGKKPDGPVPPGVDYDLWLGPAPERPFNPNRFHYNWHWNWDYGGGELANNGIYYLDMARWALGKSEHPRRILSVGGRLGYEDDGQTPNTQIVLYDYGDAQILQEVRGLPTGKYKDVAMGNVFHCENGYVASSISGMAAFDLRGELVQRFSGSGDHFRNFADAVKARDRARLNSEVLEGHLSTSLCHLGNISYRLGELRPLSQDAPFGAHEEANEAYRRMREHLVENGLEAARTPVRVGRALEFDSRTETFVNDAAATALLRREYRKPFVVPENV
- a CDS encoding Gfo/Idh/MocA family oxidoreductase, producing MREFSRREFLLSAAAAAAASSAPRLASAAGPSRPVGANEILRVAVVGVKGRGLAHVSGFAKMKDVQVAAIVDIDENVIDQAMKTAERGSGKKPAFYQDIRKMLEDKTIDAVSIATTNHTHALFSIWSLQAGKHVYVEKPVSHNVWEGRKIVEAARKYNKICQTGTQCRSSAGLRRAIQFLQEGKLGKVKLARGLCYKRRGSIGKKPDGPVPPGVNYDLWLGPAPERPFNPNRFHYNWHWFWDYGNGDLGNQGIHQMDIARWGVGKNALSNKVISVGGRFGYEDDGETPNTQLCLYDYGDVQILFEVRGLETEAYRGAKIGVVFHCENGYLVNPTYTSATAFDLKGEKIEHFGGGDGDHFRNFVDAVRSGRREDLTADIEEGHLSSALCHLGNISYRLGKLEAMYKSNPFPDHDEATETFNRMKEHLAQNGVKADLTQLRVGRLLTLDPKTERFVGDEEANKLLTREYRKPFVVPENV
- a CDS encoding PmoA family protein; its protein translation is MKTLVFGAALLAALPAAADDAAVTLAPHEKDRRWLLLETPVPERVGVPCEVADEQGRPVPSQTEGRVVRWLVPFVPAGARPRFVIRPGASKLPGLALADLEGGIVSVRAPDREITRFYPVAGTTHRKPCFYPLVARGANVLRGFPIEDRPGEARDHPHHSGIYHAFGDVNGRDYWAKVPITHRRILAREAGPACARLAVENAWGEDLVEIQDVRILNAGEDAVLDWTITLRAGAAPVALGTNPRMAKEGSFAVRVAAELSRKGDAPDLMTDALGNRGEKAIRAAAAPWVDYSAEVNGRKIGVAVFNHPSSFRYPTTWHVRAYGLFAANPWYVTEAKGLDRKGEQTLGPGESVVLRYRVYVHGGDAAEGKVADVFAGYAHAEPARE